A DNA window from Desulfovibrio sp. contains the following coding sequences:
- a CDS encoding holo-[acyl-carrier-protein] synthase, producing MIIGIGTDITELARIKASYDRFGERFLQKILTPDELKLVPENPITYISGRFAAKEAAVKALGTGFNEGIGPLHIEVLRGPAGQPQLHLHGPALARAKTMGMRAAHISISHDRNAAVAVVVLEA from the coding sequence ATGATCATAGGCATTGGGACTGACATTACGGAACTGGCACGCATCAAGGCAAGTTACGACAGGTTTGGAGAGCGCTTTTTGCAAAAGATCCTTACCCCCGATGAACTGAAACTCGTGCCGGAGAATCCCATCACCTACATTTCCGGTCGGTTTGCCGCCAAAGAGGCTGCGGTCAAGGCGCTTGGCACTGGCTTTAACGAGGGGATCGGCCCTCTCCATATAGAGGTGCTGCGCGGCCCTGCGGGGCAACCCCAACTCCATTTGCACGGCCCTGCGCTTGCGCGGGCTAAAACTATGGGCATGCGCGCCGCCCACATTTCCATAAGTCATGACCGCAATGCCGCTGTGGCGGTTGTGGTGCTGGAGGCATAA
- a CDS encoding FlgO family outer membrane protein, translating into MNRFFITILVLAALLFPLTAAAAGNVPTAAVSIAKQLDEQIMMRFSGDSQDMSRKDREALARARIMIMGTTPVNINNLDEASPLARQMTEEISRWLISAGYRFQELRKGRDIRFDKLKGEFILTRDVRQLASPSGTSQAILAGTYVTTSEQVRFSIRLIHTSSNEVLAMGTATVPITDDLRPLVREARPGDGLAPSVSTRLQ; encoded by the coding sequence ATGAACCGTTTTTTCATTACCATTCTTGTGCTTGCGGCCCTGCTCTTTCCGCTCACGGCGGCGGCAGCCGGAAACGTGCCCACTGCTGCCGTAAGCATTGCCAAGCAGCTTGACGAACAGATCATGATGCGCTTTTCGGGCGATAGTCAGGACATGAGCCGCAAAGACCGCGAAGCCCTTGCCCGCGCCCGCATCATGATCATGGGCACCACCCCGGTCAACATCAACAATCTGGACGAAGCCTCGCCCTTGGCGCGCCAGATGACGGAAGAAATCTCCCGCTGGCTCATCAGTGCGGGCTACCGCTTTCAGGAACTGCGCAAGGGGCGCGATATCCGCTTTGACAAACTCAAGGGCGAATTTATCCTGACGCGCGACGTGCGCCAGCTTGCCAGCCCCAGCGGCACCAGTCAGGCCATACTGGCGGGCACCTATGTGACTACCAGCGAACAGGTGCGCTTCAGCATCCGGCTTATCCACACCTCAAGCAATGAGGTGCTGGCCATGGGCACGGCCACTGTGCCCATTACGGACGACCTGCGGCCCCTCGTGCGCGAGGCCCGGCCCGGCGACGGGCTTGCGCCCTCGGTGAGCACACGGCTTCAGTAG
- the ychF gene encoding redox-regulated ATPase YchF has protein sequence MSLSIGIVGLPNVGKSTLFNALTKAQNAQAANYPFCTIEPNKATVAVPDKRVDALTAKAKPKKTIYASVDFIDIAGLVRGASKGEGLGNQFLGNIRECAAIVHVVRCFEDENITHVDGGVDPLRDVDTIETELLLADLQSVEKRLDKLQKLAKFDKNAKTSAEIMQTLLAQLNDGKPARGFDLPDNESFLTTWRELGLLTAKPVIYCANVDEAAVAEGNEFSAKLEAFAKERQSGFARICAKLEEELQGLPDEEQAELLSSYGIDESGLVRIIHTGYATLGLYSYFTAGPDEVRAWTIHKGWKAPQAAGVIHTDFERGFIRAEVISYADYMSHESEAACRADGVLRVEGKEYVVNDGDVMHFLFNV, from the coding sequence ATGTCGCTCAGTATTGGTATTGTGGGCCTGCCCAACGTTGGCAAATCCACCCTTTTCAACGCCCTGACCAAGGCCCAGAATGCCCAGGCCGCCAACTACCCCTTCTGCACCATTGAACCCAACAAGGCCACGGTGGCTGTGCCGGACAAGCGGGTGGACGCCCTGACCGCCAAGGCCAAGCCCAAGAAGACCATTTACGCCAGTGTTGATTTTATCGACATTGCAGGTCTGGTACGCGGCGCAAGCAAGGGTGAAGGGCTGGGCAACCAGTTTTTGGGCAACATTCGCGAATGCGCGGCCATTGTGCATGTGGTGCGCTGCTTTGAGGATGAAAATATCACCCACGTGGACGGCGGCGTTGATCCCCTGCGCGATGTGGACACCATTGAAACAGAACTGCTGCTGGCCGACCTGCAAAGCGTTGAAAAACGCCTGGACAAGCTGCAAAAGCTTGCCAAGTTTGACAAAAATGCCAAGACATCCGCAGAAATCATGCAGACCCTGCTGGCTCAGCTCAACGACGGCAAGCCCGCGCGGGGATTTGACCTGCCTGATAACGAGAGCTTTTTGACCACATGGCGCGAACTTGGCCTGCTCACGGCCAAGCCCGTTATTTACTGCGCCAATGTGGATGAAGCCGCCGTTGCCGAGGGCAATGAATTTTCCGCCAAACTTGAAGCCTTTGCCAAGGAACGCCAGTCCGGCTTTGCGCGCATTTGCGCCAAGCTTGAAGAAGAACTGCAAGGCCTGCCCGATGAGGAACAGGCGGAACTGCTCTCCTCCTACGGCATTGATGAAAGCGGCCTTGTACGCATCATCCACACCGGCTACGCCACCCTTGGCCTGTATAGCTACTTTACGGCCGGGCCGGACGAAGTCCGCGCCTGGACCATCCATAAGGGCTGGAAGGCCCCGCAGGCCGCTGGCGTCATCCATACCGACTTTGAGCGCGGCTTTATCCGGGCCGAAGTAATCTCTTACGCCGACTACATGAGCCACGAAAGCGAAGCGGCTTGCCGCGCCGATGGCGTCTTGCGCGTGGAAGGCAAGGAATACGTGGTCAACGACGGCGACGTCATGCACTTCCTGTTCAACGTATAG
- a CDS encoding proline--tRNA ligase: MRFSNCYIPTLKESPADAEVISHKLLLRAGMVRRLTSGMYTYLPLGLKVIEKISRVVREEMAVAYFEELLMPMVQPADLWKESGRWEHYGKELLRFKDRNEREYCLGPTHEEVITDLVRGEVRSYRQLPVRLYQIQTKFRDEIRPRFGLMRGREFIMKDGYSFDATEEGAQQNYWACHAAYKRIFQRLGLKFRPVEADSGSIGGNFSHEFMVLAETGEDTIAFCHHCDYAANVERAEVVWNGKPCTETCAPAEKVATPNAHTVEEVAALLGVPATSVVKTMLFKVDGKPVAVLVRGDREVNDIKLKNLLSAQDVLMADAATVQQITKAPVGFAGPVGLEIPVYADAELQGATDYVVGANAGDAHLVHVDLKRDATVTAWADLRAITPEDTCPRCGGRIELTRGIEVGHVFMLGRKYSDAMHAAFLDENGKEQIMIMGCYGIGVSRVAAAAIEQNNDEHGIVFPPPLAPYDCILLNLDPRNDEVNAKVEQIYAMLKDMGVDVLMDDRDERPGVKFKDADLLGIPMQLVVGGKGLAKGIVECKDRRSGEKGELPADAMAEAFSAWAAKVREGWAQQQG, translated from the coding sequence ATGCGTTTCAGCAACTGCTATATTCCCACCCTCAAGGAATCTCCGGCGGATGCCGAGGTAATCAGCCACAAGCTTTTGCTGCGCGCCGGTATGGTGCGCAGGCTTACCTCGGGCATGTACACCTATCTGCCGCTGGGCCTGAAGGTGATTGAAAAAATAAGCCGCGTCGTGCGCGAAGAAATGGCCGTCGCCTACTTTGAAGAACTGCTCATGCCCATGGTGCAGCCCGCCGACCTGTGGAAAGAATCGGGCCGCTGGGAGCATTACGGCAAGGAACTGCTGCGCTTCAAGGATCGCAACGAGCGCGAATACTGCCTTGGCCCCACGCATGAAGAAGTCATCACCGACCTCGTGCGCGGCGAAGTGCGCTCTTACCGTCAGCTTCCCGTGCGTCTGTACCAGATTCAGACCAAGTTCCGCGATGAAATCCGCCCCCGTTTCGGCCTCATGCGCGGGCGCGAATTTATCATGAAGGACGGCTATTCCTTTGACGCCACGGAAGAAGGCGCGCAGCAGAACTACTGGGCCTGCCACGCGGCCTACAAGCGTATTTTTCAGCGCCTTGGGCTCAAGTTCCGCCCTGTGGAGGCCGACTCCGGCTCCATCGGCGGCAACTTCTCGCACGAATTCATGGTGCTGGCCGAAACGGGCGAAGACACCATCGCCTTTTGCCATCACTGCGACTACGCGGCCAACGTGGAGCGCGCCGAGGTAGTCTGGAACGGCAAACCCTGCACGGAGACCTGCGCTCCGGCGGAGAAGGTAGCCACCCCCAACGCCCACACGGTGGAAGAAGTGGCGGCCCTGCTGGGCGTGCCCGCAACCTCCGTGGTCAAGACCATGCTCTTCAAGGTGGACGGCAAGCCCGTGGCCGTGCTGGTGCGCGGCGACCGCGAAGTGAACGACATCAAGCTCAAGAATCTGCTCAGCGCGCAGGATGTGCTCATGGCCGACGCCGCCACCGTGCAGCAGATCACCAAGGCCCCTGTGGGTTTTGCCGGGCCTGTGGGGCTGGAAATCCCGGTCTACGCCGATGCAGAACTGCAAGGCGCCACAGATTACGTGGTGGGCGCCAACGCTGGCGATGCCCACCTTGTGCACGTTGACCTCAAGCGCGACGCCACGGTGACCGCCTGGGCCGACCTGCGCGCCATCACGCCTGAAGACACATGCCCCCGCTGCGGTGGCCGCATTGAGCTTACGCGCGGCATCGAAGTGGGTCACGTGTTCATGCTTGGCCGCAAATACAGCGATGCCATGCATGCCGCCTTTCTTGACGAAAACGGCAAGGAACAGATCATGATCATGGGCTGCTACGGCATCGGCGTTTCCCGTGTGGCCGCCGCCGCCATCGAGCAGAACAACGACGAGCACGGCATTGTGTTCCCGCCGCCGCTGGCTCCTTACGACTGCATCCTGCTGAACCTTGACCCGCGCAACGACGAGGTCAACGCCAAGGTCGAGCAGATCTACGCCATGCTCAAGGATATGGGCGTGGACGTGCTCATGGACGACCGCGACGAACGCCCCGGCGTCAAGTTCAAGGATGCGGACTTGTTGGGTATTCCCATGCAGCTCGTGGTGGGCGGCAAGGGCCTTGCCAAGGGCATTGTGGAATGCAAGGATCGCCGCAGCGGTGAAAAGGGCGAACTGCCCGCCGATGCCATGGCTGAAGCCTTTTCCGCCTGGGCCGCCAAGGTTCGCGAGGGGTGGGCGCAGCAGCAGGGCTAG
- a CDS encoding UDP-glucose/GDP-mannose dehydrogenase family protein, with the protein MKLCIIGTGYVGLVSAACFAEMGNTVTCVDVNPAVVEKLNAGSVHIFEPGLEPMVRHSRTDGRLKFTTRLEDGIADADCAFICVGTPPQPDGSCDLSYVRQVAGEIGRHMQNDLVVVDKSTVPVGTADEVRALVEKELATRGVSYKVDVVSNPEFLKEGDAISDFMKPDRVVLGTDSERAASLMRELYSPFARTRDKIIVMGVRSAEMTKYAANCMLATKISFINEIATICEKVGADVRDVRTGIGSDTRIGYQFIYPGVGYGGSCFPKDVKALIHTAEKAGVEPKLLNAVEDVNARQKKHMAGRIMEYFAPQGGVKGKTLALWGLAFKANTDDMREAAAISIVNELTAAGMKVRAFDPVAADNAREIFKDNKLVEIVDSQYGACEGAQGLLVVTEWNQFRNPDFDKIKGLLTAPLLFDGRNLYSPNFMAQRGFAYFCIGRRAD; encoded by the coding sequence ATGAAGTTGTGCATTATCGGGACCGGCTATGTTGGCTTGGTCAGCGCCGCGTGCTTTGCTGAAATGGGTAATACCGTGACCTGCGTGGATGTTAACCCGGCTGTGGTGGAAAAGCTCAATGCCGGTTCCGTGCATATTTTTGAACCCGGTCTTGAACCCATGGTTCGCCACAGCCGTACTGATGGCCGCCTCAAGTTTACTACCCGTCTTGAAGATGGCATTGCGGATGCCGACTGCGCCTTTATCTGCGTTGGCACCCCGCCCCAGCCCGATGGCTCGTGCGATCTGAGCTATGTGCGTCAGGTGGCTGGCGAAATTGGCCGCCACATGCAGAACGACCTCGTGGTCGTGGACAAGTCCACGGTTCCCGTGGGCACCGCTGACGAAGTGCGCGCGCTCGTGGAAAAAGAGCTTGCAACGCGCGGCGTGTCCTACAAGGTGGACGTGGTTTCCAACCCCGAGTTCCTCAAGGAAGGCGACGCCATCTCCGACTTCATGAAGCCCGACCGCGTTGTGCTTGGTACGGATTCCGAACGCGCCGCTTCGCTGATGCGCGAACTGTATTCGCCCTTTGCCCGCACCCGCGACAAGATCATCGTCATGGGCGTGCGCAGCGCAGAAATGACCAAGTACGCGGCCAACTGCATGCTTGCCACCAAGATTTCCTTTATCAACGAAATCGCCACCATTTGCGAAAAAGTGGGCGCGGATGTGCGCGATGTGCGCACCGGCATCGGCTCAGACACCCGCATTGGCTACCAGTTCATCTACCCCGGCGTGGGTTACGGCGGTTCGTGCTTCCCCAAGGACGTGAAGGCGCTCATCCACACCGCTGAAAAGGCTGGCGTGGAACCCAAGCTGCTCAACGCTGTGGAAGACGTCAACGCCCGGCAGAAAAAGCACATGGCTGGCCGCATCATGGAATATTTTGCTCCGCAGGGCGGCGTGAAGGGCAAAACCCTTGCGCTGTGGGGGCTGGCCTTCAAGGCCAATACCGACGACATGCGCGAAGCCGCTGCCATCAGCATTGTCAACGAGCTTACCGCCGCTGGCATGAAGGTTCGCGCCTTTGACCCGGTTGCTGCCGACAATGCCCGCGAAATATTCAAAGATAATAAGCTGGTTGAAATTGTGGACAGCCAGTACGGCGCATGCGAAGGCGCTCAGGGCCTGCTGGTGGTTACGGAATGGAACCAGTTCCGCAACCCCGATTTTGACAAAATCAAGGGCCTGCTGACCGCCCCCCTGCTGTTTGACGGCCGCAACCTGTACTCGCCCAACTTCATGGCGCAGCGTGGGTTTGCGTACTTCTGCATTGGCCGCCGCGCCGACTAG
- a CDS encoding FlgO family outer membrane protein, whose translation MPRLLMLCALLLPLFSGCSKSGPSALSPGYTDAVELKLKSRELAEQMLATMPNDAIQGFVAMPTAFVNQNNTSQSSPMGRLMAESLFYEFNQRGFPTREYRLNGAINVQGGRDDLALAANQMVSTTGQKWAALVVGTYYVDKDATFINARLVRASDGLVMRTGQLVLVNTPIVTRMAEADAPPPVKATASSSSAPAKPAPTSLYTPASSISSGTLVIKQGR comes from the coding sequence ATGCCGCGTCTTCTTATGCTTTGCGCACTTTTGCTGCCGCTCTTTTCCGGCTGTAGCAAAAGCGGGCCTTCCGCGCTTTCGCCCGGCTATACGGACGCCGTGGAGCTGAAGCTCAAAAGCCGCGAACTGGCCGAGCAGATGCTTGCCACCATGCCCAACGATGCCATTCAGGGCTTTGTGGCCATGCCCACGGCCTTTGTGAACCAGAACAATACCTCGCAAAGCTCGCCCATGGGCAGGCTGATGGCTGAATCGCTGTTTTATGAATTCAACCAGCGGGGCTTTCCCACGCGCGAATACAGGCTGAACGGGGCCATCAACGTTCAGGGCGGGCGTGATGACCTTGCACTTGCCGCCAACCAGATGGTGTCAACCACCGGGCAAAAATGGGCCGCGCTTGTTGTGGGCACCTATTATGTGGATAAGGACGCAACCTTTATCAACGCCCGGCTGGTGCGCGCCAGCGATGGCCTTGTGATGCGCACGGGCCAGCTTGTACTGGTGAATACCCCCATTGTGACACGCATGGCCGAGGCCGATGCGCCCCCGCCAGTAAAGGCCACGGCCAGCAGTTCAAGCGCCCCAGCCAAACCTGCCCCAACTTCGCTCTATACGCCTGCCAGCAGCATCAGCAGCGGCACGCTTGTAATCAAACAAGGCCGGTAA
- the ispG gene encoding flavodoxin-dependent (E)-4-hydroxy-3-methylbut-2-enyl-diphosphate synthase, with amino-acid sequence MQKHTTRAIRLGGLSIGGGAPVMVQSMTNTDTRDAEATLAQIARLEARGCEAVRVAVPDEAAVAALPAIRAGTRLPLIADIHFDYRLAVASLEAGLEGLRINPGNIGPKEHVDRVVDAAKAHGAVIRVGVNSGSVEKRLLQQYGGPCPEALVESALTHVRMLEARGFYDTKISLKSSSVLDTIASYRKLAEACDYPLHIGVTEAGGLMRGTVKSAVGLGILLHEGIGDTLRVSLTADPVEEVTVAWEILRALGLRSRGPEIISCPTCGRTEIDLFSLARAVEDRLATSKADIKVAVMGCVVNGPGEAREADLGVAGGRDKGIIFRKGEVIRSVKGQEALLAAFMEELQQLLNEKESQ; translated from the coding sequence ATGCAAAAGCACACAACCCGCGCCATCCGTCTGGGCGGGCTTTCCATTGGCGGCGGTGCGCCTGTTATGGTGCAGAGCATGACCAATACCGACACACGCGATGCCGAGGCAACGCTTGCGCAGATTGCGCGGCTTGAGGCGCGCGGCTGCGAGGCCGTGCGCGTGGCTGTGCCGGACGAGGCTGCCGTTGCGGCCCTGCCCGCCATCCGCGCGGGTACGCGCCTGCCGCTCATAGCGGACATACATTTTGATTACCGCCTTGCCGTGGCCTCGCTGGAGGCCGGGCTTGAAGGCCTGCGCATCAACCCCGGCAATATCGGCCCCAAGGAGCACGTGGACCGCGTGGTGGATGCCGCCAAGGCCCACGGGGCGGTCATTCGCGTTGGGGTAAACTCCGGCTCGGTGGAAAAGCGCCTGCTCCAGCAGTACGGCGGCCCCTGCCCCGAGGCGCTGGTGGAAAGCGCTCTCACCCATGTGCGCATGCTTGAGGCGCGCGGTTTTTACGATACCAAAATTTCGCTCAAGTCCTCCTCTGTGCTTGATACCATTGCCTCCTACCGCAAGCTTGCCGAAGCTTGCGACTACCCCCTGCACATCGGCGTTACCGAGGCCGGGGGCCTCATGCGCGGCACGGTAAAATCTGCCGTGGGGCTTGGTATTCTGCTGCACGAGGGCATTGGCGACACCCTGCGCGTTTCCCTCACCGCCGACCCGGTGGAAGAAGTAACCGTGGCGTGGGAAATATTGCGCGCCCTTGGCCTGCGCTCGCGCGGGCCGGAAATCATCTCGTGCCCCACCTGCGGGCGCACGGAGATTGACCTGTTTTCGCTGGCACGCGCGGTGGAAGACCGCTTAGCCACCTCCAAGGCCGACATCAAGGTGGCGGTCATGGGCTGCGTGGTCAACGGGCCGGGCGAGGCCCGCGAGGCCGATCTGGGCGTTGCGGGCGGGCGCGACAAGGGCATCATATTTCGCAAGGGCGAGGTCATCCGCTCGGTCAAAGGGCAGGAGGCCCTGCTGGCGGCTTTTATGGAAGAACTGCAACAACTGCTCAACGAAAAGGAATCACAGTAA